A genomic window from Periweissella cryptocerci includes:
- a CDS encoding nitroreductase family protein, giving the protein MKDTFLNIEKNRRTIYALGKNVELSNDEIENLVKDAIKEAPTAFNNQSTRAIVLFGAKHDEFWDIVVNRLHDEVPNEEVYAKTVSKIDSFKAAFGTVLFFTDTDIVKSFEENVPLYADNFYDWSEQGIGIANYAFWLALTDNNLGASLQHYNPIVDELVADAFDVPANWRLRSQMPFGSIEAAAGDKDYIQDDERFRVLGK; this is encoded by the coding sequence ATGAAAGATACATTTTTAAACATTGAAAAGAACCGTCGCACAATCTACGCTTTGGGTAAGAACGTGGAATTGTCAAACGACGAAATTGAAAACTTGGTTAAGGATGCTATCAAGGAAGCTCCTACTGCTTTCAATAACCAATCAACACGTGCAATTGTATTGTTTGGCGCAAAGCATGACGAATTCTGGGACATCGTAGTTAACCGTTTGCACGACGAAGTTCCTAACGAAGAAGTTTACGCTAAGACTGTTTCTAAGATTGACAGCTTCAAGGCCGCTTTCGGTACTGTATTGTTCTTCACTGATACTGATATTGTTAAGTCATTCGAAGAAAACGTACCATTGTACGCTGATAACTTCTACGACTGGTCAGAACAAGGTATCGGGATTGCAAACTACGCATTCTGGTTGGCATTGACTGACAACAACTTGGGTGCATCATTGCAACACTACAACCCAATCGTTGACGAATTGGTTGCGGATGCCTTCGACGTACCTGCTAACTGGCGTTTACGTTCACAAATGCCATTCGGTTCAATCGAAGCCGCTGCTGGCGACAAGGATTACATCCAAGACGACGAACGTTTCCGTGTACTTGGCAAGTAA